In Archangium violaceum, the following are encoded in one genomic region:
- a CDS encoding DUF6109 family natural product biosynthesis protein, with product MFETSSYWPLVWAAGRARDWERARRLWQPLTDPARAHAPLLARAMDGWLSSEGSPSPELIAPALEHLPPVDSLLGIEPPSQRVSLPPPRSLEEVEEALLALCALEPFPVFASRAEAWARAAPAEVARAIWELAGQLAARELWLRAAEGKEHAALSKSASLLARAVREGGASEALSAPTLQALRVVAAGLAQTVVSRIEDAEPLCTLAQAAALQPSAQPWVVQAVSGLRFEGAALPRALGLYQELLARIANAPLWARAFLAWCEQNPEAPNAPGWLQEGLGRLVATKASSLLSWLGGAVPSERMELIECVASTCASGLVESWVDVCWEDANEELRRELSEAVCILLDRSRMKQGGRQLERLLRGARDMEDAEQMLMGVEGAMEQVYSSMKLTGDGLRIWRRFAPRVLTYQVEFLEEAVRHASSDAEAWDAAVRYLEAHPGNTGHIEALRTMEVSGREALARRILERWLERRAANVLALAEAVVAAGGMNTPCQYLHPVLEAFMRALSEQLPVLQAPVVEQAQALAHEHGYRLRKRGASRKKKAASTTARRASRSKKKPAAEGAAPPKESERGPPKAVSPEEGDESS from the coding sequence ATTTTTGAAACGAGCTCTTACTGGCCACTGGTATGGGCGGCGGGCCGCGCCCGCGATTGGGAGCGCGCGCGGCGGCTGTGGCAACCCCTCACCGACCCGGCGCGAGCGCATGCGCCCCTTCTGGCCAGGGCGATGGATGGCTGGCTCTCCTCCGAGGGGAGTCCCTCTCCAGAGCTCATCGCCCCGGCGCTCGAGCACCTGCCCCCGGTGGATTCGCTCCTGGGAATCGAACCGCCGAGCCAGCGCGTCTCCCTGCCGCCGCCCCGCTCGCTGGAGGAGGTGGAAGAGGCGCTCCTCGCCTTGTGCGCGCTCGAGCCCTTCCCCGTCTTCGCCAGCCGCGCCGAGGCATGGGCACGAGCGGCACCCGCCGAGGTAGCTCGAGCGATATGGGAGCTGGCGGGACAGCTGGCGGCGCGAGAGCTGTGGCTCCGGGCGGCGGAGGGCAAGGAGCACGCCGCTCTCTCAAAGTCAGCCTCGCTGTTGGCCCGGGCGGTGCGTGAGGGAGGAGCCTCCGAGGCTCTGTCCGCGCCTACGTTGCAGGCGCTGCGGGTGGTAGCCGCGGGGCTTGCGCAGACAGTCGTCTCGCGCATCGAGGACGCCGAACCCCTCTGCACCCTGGCTCAGGCCGCGGCGCTCCAACCATCGGCCCAGCCCTGGGTGGTGCAGGCGGTGTCCGGGCTTCGCTTCGAGGGGGCGGCCCTGCCGCGGGCGCTGGGCCTCTACCAGGAATTGCTGGCCCGGATCGCGAACGCGCCCCTCTGGGCGCGGGCCTTCTTGGCCTGGTGCGAGCAGAACCCCGAGGCGCCAAACGCACCCGGGTGGCTCCAGGAAGGCTTGGGCCGGCTGGTCGCCACGAAGGCCTCCTCCCTGCTGTCCTGGCTGGGTGGGGCCGTGCCCTCTGAGCGTATGGAGTTGATCGAATGCGTGGCGTCTACCTGCGCATCGGGCCTGGTGGAGTCATGGGTGGATGTCTGCTGGGAGGACGCGAACGAGGAGCTCCGGAGGGAACTCAGCGAAGCCGTCTGTATCCTGCTGGACCGCAGTCGGATGAAGCAGGGAGGACGGCAGTTGGAGCGGCTGCTGCGCGGCGCGCGGGACATGGAGGATGCAGAGCAGATGCTGATGGGGGTGGAGGGTGCGATGGAGCAGGTCTACTCCTCGATGAAGCTGACCGGGGACGGCCTGCGCATCTGGCGCCGGTTCGCGCCCAGGGTGCTGACCTATCAGGTGGAGTTCCTCGAGGAGGCGGTGCGCCATGCTTCCTCGGACGCCGAGGCATGGGATGCCGCCGTGCGGTACCTGGAGGCCCATCCTGGGAACACGGGGCATATCGAGGCGCTCCGGACGATGGAGGTGTCCGGTCGGGAGGCGCTCGCCAGGCGCATTCTGGAACGCTGGCTGGAGCGCCGCGCCGCCAATGTGCTGGCGCTCGCCGAGGCGGTGGTGGCCGCCGGGGGGATGAACACCCCTTGCCAGTACCTCCACCCGGTGCTGGAGGCCTTCATGCGGGCCCTGTCGGAGCAGTTACCCGTTCTCCAGGCCCCGGTGGTGGAGCAGGCGCAGGCGTTGGCTCACGAGCATGGGTACCGGCTGCGCAAGCGCGGAGCTTCGCGGAAGAAGAAGGCCGCGAGCACCACGGCGCGCCGTGCGTCACGCTCGAAGAAGAAGCCCGCCGCGGAGGGCGCGGCGCCACCGAAGGAGTCCGAGAGAGGCCCCCCGAAGGCTGTCTCTCCAGAGGAAGGGGATGAGAGCAGCTGA
- a CDS encoding GTP cyclohydrolase II has protein sequence MSIQPQPIPQPVDANPSVTVRRNVPIPILDGYARGVFYTFHNLSDGKEHIVVELGPKEPGRVPLVRLHSECMTGDVFGSQRCDCGAQLREALFRLNSEGGYLVYLRQEGRGIGLYAKMDAYHLQSLGMDTFEANRSLDFEDDLRSYACAADMLNALGVNHIRLLSNNPDKAAQLTAHGISVVDLVPTGLYLTAHNERYLRAKVSRTHHNLKLR, from the coding sequence ATGTCCATACAGCCACAACCCATCCCACAACCCGTCGATGCCAACCCCTCCGTCACGGTGAGGAGGAACGTCCCCATCCCCATTCTCGATGGGTACGCCAGGGGCGTCTTCTATACCTTTCACAATCTGTCCGACGGCAAGGAGCACATCGTGGTGGAGCTGGGCCCGAAGGAGCCCGGCCGCGTGCCCCTGGTCAGGCTCCACTCCGAGTGCATGACCGGGGATGTCTTCGGCTCACAGCGCTGCGACTGCGGTGCGCAGTTGCGCGAGGCACTCTTCCGGCTCAACTCCGAGGGCGGCTATCTCGTCTACCTGCGCCAGGAAGGAAGGGGAATCGGGCTCTACGCCAAGATGGACGCCTACCACCTCCAGTCGCTGGGGATGGACACCTTCGAGGCCAACCGGAGCCTCGACTTCGAGGACGACCTGCGCAGCTACGCCTGCGCCGCCGACATGCTCAACGCGCTCGGCGTCAACCACATCCGGCTGCTCTCCAACAACCCGGACAAGGCGGCCCAGCTCACCGCGCATGGCATCTCGGTCGTGGACCTGGTTCCGACCGGCCTCTACCTGACGGCCCACAACGAGCGCTACCTGCGAGCCAAGGTCTCTCGCACCCATCACAACCTCAAGCTTCGCTGA
- a CDS encoding DUF6109 family natural product biosynthesis protein, with protein sequence MEKHDRTGRQHRQWLEEARKYQKRGDLEGMLSALLRLPPPLREELLPSAAALFRQAVREQHRRGSWRTLSTQAVRVDAEPGLVERGAAPEEAWAI encoded by the coding sequence ATGGAGAAGCACGACCGCACCGGGCGCCAGCACCGCCAGTGGCTGGAGGAGGCCCGAAAGTACCAGAAACGGGGGGACCTGGAGGGGATGCTGTCCGCGCTCCTGCGGCTGCCGCCGCCGCTGAGGGAGGAACTGCTCCCCAGCGCCGCCGCCCTCTTCCGGCAGGCCGTCCGGGAGCAGCACCGCCGCGGCTCCTGGAGGACGCTCAGCACCCAGGCCGTGCGCGTGGACGCCGAACCCGGCCTGGTGGAGCGAGGCGCGGCTCCAGAGGAGGCCTGGGCCATTTAG
- a CDS encoding protein kinase domain-containing protein, whose amino-acid sequence MAPGNSAPAAPHAELGKYLLLATLGRGGMAEVFLALARGPVGFKKLVVIKKLRSDMTDQAPMVAMLLDEARLAARLHHPNVVQTLEVGENAAGPFIAMEYLDGQPLDKLIRATLRRPDRPGPSFWGRLVADALAGLHYAHELRDFDGSPLHIIHRDVSPHNLFVTYEGEVKLVDFGIAKAALSSGEVTEAGLVKGKLAYMAPEQALGQPMDRRADVFAMGVVLWELLAGQRLWHADTPAATLQKLLQEPIPPLAGLVPGLDARLEAVCMRALEKDPARRYPTAGLFREELEAALEGLSPRAPRRDELARTIQALFAEERAKVEERIQQMMRSAQDEDLDLDVTVEGEPLAPALPSLVTPASRKQHTNPFSRSGPAGGGARASDAVPRAIPDTAARVQALTGPSTPEPESLPAGRAPGTASTRGVVLAGVSLALVLLVGAAALVGRRDSGTRPPAAVAVAESPAPPSAPLDPEATGELVLRICGSNTVGAELMPTLVESFLRQKGASEISRVAGLQADQLYISAQVSGRPRPQLIRIDAQGSATAFTGLAARTCDLGMASRPVKDDEAEKLTAAGLGDVRLPGGEHVLALDGIAVIVHPANPVRELTVEQLQGIFSGRIEDWSEVGGATGPIRLYARDDRSGTFDTFQNLVLHKDKLSGGAKRYEDSNKLSDDVAGDPSGIGFIGVAYVRNAKALAIASGEAPPTFPSAFTVNTESYPLARRLYLYTPVGTRVPMMSNLVGFALSPAGQEAVRAQGFVDLSVEAQVVEACTRCSPKYRQLVKRARRLSLDFRFRADGDTLDSRGQRDLERLVLFLRSHSGKRLLLLGFSDAGASPAASHKLSLEWARRVGAELSARGVHAVEVRGFGAEMPVAPNTDPAGRERNRRVEVWLEG is encoded by the coding sequence ATGGCTCCTGGAAACTCCGCTCCCGCAGCCCCTCACGCGGAGCTCGGCAAGTACCTGCTGCTCGCCACGTTGGGTCGCGGCGGCATGGCCGAGGTGTTCCTCGCCCTCGCGCGCGGCCCGGTTGGCTTCAAGAAGCTCGTCGTCATCAAGAAGTTGCGCTCGGACATGACCGACCAGGCCCCCATGGTGGCCATGTTGCTCGACGAGGCGCGCCTGGCCGCCCGGCTCCACCACCCCAATGTCGTGCAGACCCTCGAGGTGGGCGAGAACGCCGCAGGCCCCTTCATCGCCATGGAGTACCTGGACGGCCAGCCCCTCGACAAGCTCATCCGCGCCACCCTGCGCAGGCCCGACCGGCCCGGCCCCTCCTTCTGGGGCCGCCTCGTCGCCGACGCCCTCGCCGGCCTCCATTACGCCCACGAGCTGCGCGACTTCGACGGCTCGCCCCTCCACATCATCCACCGCGACGTCAGCCCCCATAACCTCTTCGTCACCTACGAGGGAGAGGTGAAGCTCGTCGACTTCGGCATCGCCAAGGCCGCGCTCTCCTCCGGAGAGGTGACCGAGGCCGGCCTCGTCAAGGGCAAGCTGGCCTACATGGCTCCGGAACAGGCGCTCGGACAGCCCATGGACCGGCGCGCCGACGTCTTCGCCATGGGCGTGGTGCTCTGGGAGCTGCTCGCCGGCCAGCGTCTGTGGCACGCCGACACCCCCGCCGCCACGCTCCAGAAGCTGCTGCAGGAACCCATTCCCCCACTCGCGGGGCTCGTGCCGGGTCTGGACGCGCGGCTGGAGGCCGTCTGCATGCGCGCTCTGGAAAAGGATCCGGCCCGGCGCTACCCCACCGCGGGGCTGTTCCGTGAGGAGCTGGAGGCCGCGCTCGAAGGCCTCAGCCCCCGCGCGCCTCGCCGGGACGAGCTGGCCCGCACCATCCAGGCCCTCTTCGCCGAGGAGCGCGCTAAGGTCGAGGAGCGCATCCAACAAATGATGCGCTCGGCCCAGGACGAGGATCTGGACCTGGACGTGACGGTCGAGGGCGAGCCCCTTGCCCCCGCCCTGCCCAGTCTCGTCACCCCGGCCAGCCGCAAACAGCACACCAATCCCTTCTCGCGCTCCGGTCCCGCGGGTGGCGGTGCGCGTGCCTCCGATGCGGTCCCGCGAGCCATCCCGGACACCGCGGCGCGCGTCCAGGCCCTGACCGGCCCGTCCACTCCCGAGCCCGAATCGCTCCCCGCTGGTCGGGCACCTGGGACCGCGAGCACGCGGGGAGTCGTCCTGGCCGGGGTCTCCCTCGCGCTGGTGCTGCTCGTCGGCGCCGCCGCGCTGGTGGGACGGCGTGACTCCGGAACCAGGCCCCCGGCGGCGGTGGCCGTGGCCGAGTCCCCTGCCCCACCTTCCGCGCCCCTGGACCCGGAGGCCACGGGCGAGCTGGTGCTCCGCATCTGCGGCTCCAACACCGTCGGCGCGGAGCTGATGCCGACGCTGGTGGAGTCCTTCCTCAGGCAGAAGGGAGCCAGCGAGATATCGCGCGTGGCGGGCCTCCAGGCCGATCAGCTCTACATCTCGGCCCAGGTGTCCGGCCGGCCCCGTCCGCAGCTCATCCGTATCGACGCGCAGGGCAGCGCCACCGCCTTCACGGGCCTGGCGGCGCGCACGTGCGACCTGGGCATGGCCTCGCGCCCGGTGAAGGACGACGAGGCCGAGAAGCTGACGGCCGCCGGCCTCGGGGATGTGCGGCTGCCCGGCGGCGAGCACGTGTTGGCGCTCGATGGCATCGCCGTCATCGTCCACCCCGCCAACCCGGTGCGCGAGCTGACGGTGGAGCAGCTCCAGGGCATCTTCTCCGGCCGGATCGAGGACTGGTCCGAGGTGGGCGGCGCGACGGGGCCCATCCGCCTCTACGCACGTGACGACAGATCGGGCACCTTCGACACCTTCCAGAATCTGGTCCTCCACAAGGACAAGCTGTCCGGCGGCGCGAAGCGGTACGAGGACAGCAACAAGCTGTCGGATGACGTGGCGGGTGATCCCTCGGGCATTGGCTTCATCGGCGTGGCCTACGTGCGCAACGCGAAGGCCCTGGCGATCGCCAGCGGTGAGGCTCCCCCGACGTTCCCCTCGGCCTTCACCGTCAACACCGAGAGCTACCCCCTCGCGCGCCGCCTGTACCTGTACACGCCGGTGGGCACCCGGGTGCCCATGATGTCCAACCTGGTGGGCTTCGCGCTGTCCCCGGCCGGCCAGGAGGCGGTACGTGCGCAGGGCTTCGTGGACCTCTCCGTCGAAGCCCAGGTGGTGGAGGCTTGCACCCGGTGCTCACCGAAGTACCGGCAGCTCGTGAAGAGGGCCCGGCGGCTCAGCCTGGACTTCCGGTTCCGCGCCGACGGCGACACGCTCGACTCACGAGGCCAACGTGACCTGGAGAGGCTGGTGCTCTTCCTGCGGAGCCACTCCGGCAAGCGGCTGCTGCTGCTGGGCTTCTCCGACGCGGGAGCGAGCCCGGCCGCCAGCCACAAGCTCTCCCTCGAGTGGGCGAGGCGGGTGGGCGCCGAGCTGTCGGCGCGCGGCGTCCACGCCGTGGAGGTGCGGGGCTTCGGCGCGGAGATGCCGGTGGCGCCCAACACGGACCCGGCTGGCCGCGAGCGCAACCGGCGCGTCGAGGTGTGGCTCGAAGGCTGA
- a CDS encoding DUF2380 domain-containing protein, producing the protein MKLCCTAVMMVLLFGCGTASRVVRLDTDQTDPLVFTPRSGARPVDWHEASRARASRQSALAAQLAFRSAVLDVSDSTRRISAELSKLKASGRGLASGNGVFLRYVDYGAQQLRWMEAQLAASSRLANAASEVEDPDMQLALLRLAGPRLEAAMVGSLLLAVWVDSLNLADVALRQHLYPVETLFADMWRRQRMLEPAMTALSSREHGMVEAAAQDVPPLVGHLTDEFAATVERMRVAAENLQKLLLLKEAIESITMLSTMRFSLPSVPPSAPALVGIGLAVGGDGVMMGSRIVASAEWVELVRQLVRAGVLSLPLVGAAVRIQAGQVMLAQAHNELPRGVRDALGDGPEVGAMHETGKAGAGMAEPPRHHVMPKEFREWFEKRGFTGEMDINEFCVEMEQAYHEAIHGGGDWKLGRKWPGEWNRMVMDALNQAETRAGRMLTRNEVLDIVAYRMRRYGIPMEFTRWRGQ; encoded by the coding sequence ATGAAGCTGTGCTGCACGGCTGTGATGATGGTTCTCCTCTTCGGGTGTGGCACTGCCTCCCGGGTCGTGCGCCTGGACACAGACCAGACCGACCCTCTCGTCTTCACCCCTCGTTCCGGTGCCAGGCCAGTGGACTGGCACGAGGCCTCTCGCGCGAGAGCCTCGCGGCAAAGCGCCCTCGCGGCCCAGCTGGCATTTCGCAGTGCCGTTCTCGACGTGTCGGACTCCACCCGCCGCATCTCCGCAGAGCTCTCCAAGCTCAAGGCCAGTGGGCGTGGCCTCGCCAGCGGAAACGGCGTCTTCCTCCGCTACGTCGATTACGGCGCCCAGCAACTGCGGTGGATGGAGGCCCAGCTCGCCGCCTCCTCCCGGCTGGCCAACGCCGCCTCGGAGGTGGAGGACCCGGACATGCAACTCGCCCTATTGCGCCTCGCCGGCCCTCGGCTGGAAGCCGCCATGGTGGGCTCACTCCTGCTCGCCGTCTGGGTGGACTCCCTCAACCTCGCCGACGTCGCGCTCAGACAGCACCTCTACCCCGTGGAGACGCTCTTCGCGGACATGTGGCGCAGACAGAGGATGCTCGAGCCCGCCATGACGGCGCTCTCCTCCCGGGAGCACGGGATGGTGGAGGCCGCGGCGCAAGACGTGCCCCCGCTGGTAGGCCACCTCACGGACGAGTTCGCGGCCACCGTGGAGAGAATGCGCGTGGCAGCGGAGAACCTCCAGAAGTTGCTGCTGCTCAAGGAGGCCATCGAGTCCATCACCATGCTCTCGACCATGAGGTTTTCGCTGCCCTCGGTGCCTCCGTCCGCTCCCGCCCTGGTCGGCATCGGCCTGGCGGTTGGCGGCGACGGCGTGATGATGGGCTCGCGGATTGTCGCGTCCGCCGAGTGGGTGGAACTGGTGCGCCAGCTGGTGCGCGCGGGCGTGCTCTCCCTGCCCCTCGTCGGCGCCGCCGTCCGAATTCAGGCGGGCCAGGTGATGCTGGCACAGGCGCACAACGAGCTACCCAGGGGCGTGAGGGACGCGCTGGGCGATGGGCCCGAGGTGGGGGCCATGCACGAGACGGGCAAAGCGGGGGCAGGCATGGCCGAGCCGCCGCGGCACCACGTCATGCCCAAGGAGTTCCGCGAGTGGTTCGAGAAGCGCGGCTTCACGGGCGAGATGGACATCAACGAGTTCTGCGTCGAGATGGAGCAGGCATACCACGAGGCCATTCACGGCGGTGGCGACTGGAAGCTAGGCCGCAAATGGCCTGGTGAATGGAACCGGATGGTCATGGATGCGCTAAATCAAGCCGAGACCAGGGCGGGCCGGATGTTGACGCGGAATGAGGTCCTGGACATCGTCGCGTATCGTATGCGGCGCTATGGTATCCCGATGGAGTTCACTCGCTGGAGAGGGCAATGA
- the grpE gene encoding nucleotide exchange factor GrpE, producing the protein MPGLPGATLPAESPPTWGTLLLDTVQKSSRAQARLALHVEDLERKLEGGLAELRGSLSSLRGATSGSSSGSEPPWDELLDALDLLEEASRVAADAALASGLMGVAARIERFLTSSGITRLASIGHIPDGRLFRIVGTQPHPSFAEGAIARVVRAAALRGEHLIREGEAIIVRNTP; encoded by the coding sequence GTGCCCGGACTCCCCGGGGCCACATTACCTGCCGAGTCGCCTCCCACCTGGGGCACCCTGCTTCTGGATACCGTCCAGAAGTCCTCCCGGGCCCAGGCCCGTCTGGCCCTCCATGTCGAGGATCTGGAGCGCAAGCTGGAAGGGGGACTCGCGGAGCTGAGGGGCTCGCTCTCTTCTCTCCGCGGCGCCACGTCGGGCAGCTCTTCGGGGAGCGAGCCCCCCTGGGACGAGCTCCTGGATGCCTTGGATCTGCTCGAAGAGGCCTCCCGCGTCGCGGCGGATGCGGCGCTCGCATCGGGACTCATGGGAGTGGCGGCCCGGATCGAGCGCTTTCTGACCTCCTCCGGGATCACGCGCTTGGCGTCCATCGGCCACATTCCCGACGGGCGCCTGTTCCGGATTGTAGGCACTCAGCCCCACCCCAGCTTCGCCGAGGGCGCCATTGCCCGCGTGGTTCGCGCCGCCGCCCTGCGGGGCGAGCACCTCATTCGCGAGGGCGAAGCCATCATCGTGAGGAATACCCCTTGA
- a CDS encoding IS5 family transposase (programmed frameshift) translates to MRRELVPDELWARVEPLLPRHRRKGRRGRPLRDDRACLRGIIFVLRTGIAWRDLPAEVFGCSGATCWRRLRKWSRAGVFEKLQRVLLNELGHKGLIDWSRASFDSSSLRAIKGGPQTGPNPTDRGKAGSKHHLVVDRRGLPLATLLSAANVHDKREALPLLDAILPIKGPRGRPRRRPAKGHGDKGYDYADTRRGLRKRHIVPRIARRGVESKERLGRHRWVVERSLDWFHQMKRLRIREERNPQMHLALLRLGHCLLLYRVLERHLRNGPE, encoded by the exons ATGAGGCGCGAACTGGTCCCGGACGAGCTGTGGGCGAGGGTGGAGCCGCTGCTGCCACGACATCGCCGCAAAGGGAGAAGAGGTCGTCCATTGCGCGACGATAGGGCGTGCCTGCGGGGCATTATCTTCGTGCTCAGGACGGGCATCGCCTGGAGAGACCTGCCAGCCGAGGTGTTCGGGTGCAGCGGGGCGACGTGCTGGAGGAGGCTGCGAAAGTGGAGCCGAGCAGGAGTCTTCGAGAAGCTCCAGCGGGTGTTGCTGAACGAGTTGGGGCACAAGGGGCTCATTGACTGGAGCCGGGCCTCGTTCGACTCCAGCAGCCTACGGGCGATAAAAGGGGGGC CCCAAACAGGCCCGAATCCAACGGACAGAGGAAAGGCGGGCAGCAAGCACCACCTGGTCGTAGACCGCCGGGGCCTGCCGCTGGCCACCTTGCTGTCGGCCGCCAACGTGCACGACAAGCGCGAGGCGCTGCCGCTCCTCGACGCCATCCTCCCCATCAAGGGGCCACGAGGCAGGCCACGCAGGCGTCCGGCGAAAGGGCACGGCGACAAGGGGTACGATTATGCCGATACCCGCCGGGGATTACGGAAGCGCCACATCGTTCCCCGCATCGCCCGCCGAGGCGTGGAGTCGAAGGAGCGTTTGGGACGCCATCGCTGGGTGGTGGAGCGCTCCCTGGACTGGTTCCACCAGATGAAACGCCTGCGGATTCGCGAAGAGCGGAACCCACAGATGCACCTGGCACTCCTTCGCCTTGGCCACTGCCTCCTTCTCTATCGCGTGCTTGAGCGCCATTTACGAAATGGCCCTGAATAG
- a CDS encoding Hsp70 family protein, with protein MSHVFGIDLGTTNSVIAHLVEGRPVAVPVEGSRIVPSVVLYEDNRVVVGREARNLEMLRPERCIRSAKRKMGTLHRYSIAGREVSPEEVSAEILSALKRGAEKATGVPVRDVVITVPAYFDDAQRRATLEAGQRAGLHVLRLLNEPTSASLLYERVLHPEALRVAEPEILLVYDLGGGTFDVSVLEVFQGVREVRSTAGNTHLGGDDFDDKLVQLFLEELKKQGVEPREDVRAMARLRQLAEETKIRLSADISVHVKEEFLTQAQGRPIHLEMEVRRRVFEVLIEPLLESTVALTRQALAEARLEGQSLSKICLVGGSTRIPRVRQMLEEAFGVDIHEEVDPDLAVGLGAAIQAGMLSGEPVGRILVDVASHSLGMRVIGEDDLGSATPDTFAPVLRRNTVLPTTKVEEFYTLVSEQELVQVEVFQGESRRASENTRVGAFEFPLEPRPANSPVRVEFAYDLNGVVKVSVSQPGTTNAKTVALSVADVGKAVPALARGQSAVERKGHALLEQLPPELRAELKRLLDQYAQAHGVARERAEEALLDFFLNLEHGSGSPEP; from the coding sequence TTGAGCCATGTCTTTGGAATCGATCTGGGTACGACCAACTCCGTCATCGCCCACCTGGTTGAGGGCCGCCCGGTGGCCGTGCCAGTGGAAGGCAGTCGCATCGTCCCCTCGGTGGTCCTCTACGAGGACAATCGTGTCGTCGTGGGGCGCGAGGCGCGCAACCTCGAGATGCTGAGGCCCGAGCGGTGCATCCGCTCGGCCAAGCGCAAGATGGGGACGCTCCACCGCTACTCCATCGCCGGGCGCGAGGTGTCTCCCGAGGAGGTCTCCGCCGAAATCCTGTCCGCGCTCAAGCGGGGAGCCGAGAAGGCCACCGGCGTCCCCGTGCGTGACGTGGTCATTACCGTGCCTGCCTACTTCGATGACGCCCAGCGCCGCGCAACCCTTGAGGCCGGCCAGCGCGCGGGGCTGCACGTGTTGCGGCTGCTCAATGAGCCCACCAGCGCCTCGCTCCTGTATGAGCGCGTGCTGCATCCCGAGGCCCTCCGTGTGGCCGAGCCCGAAATCCTTCTCGTCTACGACCTGGGGGGAGGCACGTTCGACGTGTCGGTGCTCGAGGTGTTCCAGGGGGTGCGCGAGGTGCGCTCCACCGCGGGCAACACCCACCTGGGCGGGGACGACTTCGACGACAAGCTCGTTCAGCTCTTCCTCGAGGAGCTCAAGAAGCAGGGCGTGGAGCCTCGCGAGGACGTGCGGGCCATGGCGCGCCTGCGCCAGCTGGCCGAGGAGACGAAGATCCGTCTGTCCGCGGACATCTCCGTGCACGTGAAGGAGGAGTTCCTCACCCAAGCGCAAGGCAGGCCCATCCACCTCGAGATGGAGGTGCGGCGGCGCGTCTTCGAGGTGCTCATCGAGCCGCTGCTCGAGTCCACCGTGGCCCTGACCCGCCAGGCCCTGGCGGAGGCCCGGCTCGAGGGGCAGTCGCTGTCCAAGATATGCCTGGTGGGAGGCTCGACGCGGATCCCTCGGGTCCGCCAGATGCTGGAGGAGGCATTCGGAGTCGACATCCATGAGGAAGTGGATCCAGACCTGGCCGTGGGGCTGGGCGCGGCCATCCAGGCCGGCATGTTGTCCGGCGAGCCGGTGGGACGCATCCTCGTGGATGTGGCGTCGCATAGCCTGGGCATGCGCGTCATCGGAGAGGACGACCTCGGGAGCGCCACGCCGGATACCTTTGCCCCGGTCCTCCGCCGCAACACGGTGTTGCCGACAACGAAGGTGGAGGAGTTCTACACCCTGGTGTCCGAGCAGGAGCTCGTCCAGGTGGAGGTGTTTCAGGGCGAGTCGCGCCGAGCCTCGGAGAACACACGGGTGGGGGCCTTCGAGTTCCCGCTCGAGCCCCGGCCCGCGAACTCACCGGTGCGGGTGGAGTTCGCCTACGATCTCAACGGGGTGGTGAAGGTATCCGTCAGCCAACCCGGCACGACGAACGCCAAGACGGTGGCCCTCTCGGTGGCGGACGTGGGCAAGGCCGTCCCGGCCCTGGCGCGGGGGCAGAGCGCGGTGGAGCGCAAGGGGCACGCCCTGCTCGAGCAGCTCCCTCCCGAGCTCCGCGCCGAGTTGAAGCGGCTTCTTGACCAGTACGCGCAGGCCCACGGCGTGGCGCGCGAGCGCGCGGAGGAGGCGCTCCTGGATTTCTTCCTCAATCTCGAACACGGGTCGGGCTCCCCGGAACCCTGA
- a CDS encoding NUDIX hydrolase, with product MSGEQAWRGNWRVRLYERVRERGYDSLTAFANARPTASLVALAEELGADDVVGAQVLSGLLAEAERSKQVTRFVRDVLVRELSECLPNGWPAVLDDANRFKVAKALGSWFADTPETHRERADKVGDVLLATPPPPGWRPLGPDDELLLTLLPDEKA from the coding sequence ATGAGCGGCGAACAAGCTTGGCGAGGCAACTGGAGGGTCCGCCTGTATGAGCGGGTCCGTGAGCGCGGTTACGATTCGCTTACCGCCTTCGCGAACGCCCGCCCCACCGCTTCGCTGGTTGCGCTGGCCGAGGAACTTGGTGCCGACGATGTCGTAGGGGCACAGGTGTTGAGCGGGCTGCTCGCCGAGGCGGAACGGAGCAAGCAGGTCACGCGCTTTGTCCGCGATGTGCTTGTGCGCGAACTGTCAGAGTGTCTTCCCAACGGCTGGCCAGCCGTGCTGGATGACGCAAACCGTTTCAAAGTTGCCAAGGCGCTCGGCTCGTGGTTCGCCGACACCCCAGAAACTCATAGGGAGCGTGCCGATAAAGTTGGTGATGTGCTCCTCGCCACGCCTCCTCCTCCCGGGTGGCGACCGCTCGGGCCGGACGACGAACTGCTACTCACGCTCCTGCCTGACGAAAAAGCCTGA
- a CDS encoding J domain-containing protein — protein MTPEEPFAVLGLAPTMDPVAVKSAYFAALARHPPHQDLEGFQRLRRAYEALTRPGGLAVAYLTSPVDVQKLARDARERFDAPLEKAAVVALAARTGAETVARWVERCSRMSWDEALRAFAR, from the coding sequence ATGACGCCCGAAGAGCCGTTCGCCGTATTGGGGTTGGCGCCTACGATGGACCCGGTCGCCGTCAAGAGCGCATACTTCGCCGCGCTGGCGCGGCACCCACCTCACCAGGATCTGGAGGGGTTCCAGCGGTTGCGCCGAGCTTACGAGGCGCTCACCCGACCGGGAGGCCTGGCGGTGGCATACCTGACCAGCCCCGTGGACGTGCAGAAGCTGGCCAGGGACGCGCGCGAGCGTTTCGATGCACCGCTTGAGAAGGCCGCCGTGGTGGCGCTGGCCGCACGAACGGGAGCGGAGACCGTGGCGCGGTGGGTGGAACGGTGCTCCCGGATGAGCTGGGATGAGGCGCTCAGGGCTTTTGCCAGGTAG